TGGTTTAGTTTTTCTCAATCGTCTACTGGTAGTCCTCAGGCGGTGCCGGATAACCCCATCAGTAATATTAATGGGCGTGCCATTGGTGTTTTTGGAGCAGTAACATTTCAAAAAAGAAGCATAGTAATTCAATAGTCTACATTGAATTATGCACCGTATCAGGACCTTCATTTATTCAAGCATGTAATCTTGTTGAAAGGAACTAATGTGTACTTGCATTTGAAATCCATACTTTTTTAGAATCATCTCCTTTGTAGTTGTATGCTTTAGCACAAGCAATGCCAGTTTCGTATAGCCGGCTTCTTTCTACTTTAATATTATTGAACCTGATTAATCCACAGGCCCACTGGTCTGTGGATTTTTTAACGTGTGTCAATGTCTACCGGATATAGATTATGGAGTTGGAAATTTTCATTTTATGCTTTGATTCAGCGGGAAGTGGATTTCTGCTGTTTGAATGATTGACTGTTGTGGCCGAGGCATTTCTGAGGCTGCAAGAAAGCGCTATTTCTTAGCGGCAACTTATAAGTTAGGTTACAATGAGCAATTGGTAAGATATAGGAGTTTGATTATCAGTTGTTTATCGATTGGTCTCACATTATAGGGTAACCCTTTTGTCTGATGTAATGCACTGAGATTTGACATCTGTTTGAAACATAGCTACTGTTTTCCATTTCAGCAACCCCAATCATTAAAACAAAAATTCAATATTCAAAACGAGAATGATGAAACAAATAATTGCTCCTTTTTTCCTTGTTTGTATTACAATCGTTGCAAATGCTCAGCAGCGAGATCACCGCCTTGCTGGTTTAGATTCTATGATCAACAGCATTCTAACAGAATGGAATGTGCCTGGTGTTTCGATTGCGGTAGTAGAGAAAAACAAAGTATTGTTTACGGGTGGCTTTGGCTACCGGGATTATGAAAACAAAAAGCCGGTTACGGGCAATACACTATTTGCCATTGGCAGCTGTACAAAGGCATTTACTGCTTCTCTCATTGGGAATTTAGTTAAGGATTTTTCTCTTGATTTAGATGCGCCTATCAGTAGTTATTATCCCGCACTGAAGTTTTATAATAGTGAACTGACATCGAACGTTACAGTCAGAGACCTGCTTTGCCATCGTACAGGATTACCAAGACATGATTATGCATGGTACAGTGGCGCTATGGGCAACAGAGATAGTATGGTTCGATTAATAAAGTATCTTGAACCAAGTGCACCACTCCGACAAACGTTTCAATACAATAATTTAAACTACGTTGCTTTAGCACGATTGCTTGAAATTACCTATCAAAAAAGTTGGGAGCAACTTATTGAAGAAAAACTATTTGCTCCACTATCAATGAAGAGTTCGTCAACCGGTCAGATGTCAAATGCTTCCGATTATTCCATTGGTTACATCAACAAGAATGGGCATCTGCAAGAATTAGATTTTCTTCCCAGTGCATTAAGCGGTATAGCACCCGCAGGCGGCATCGCGTCATCGGCAAATGATATGGCTAAGTGGCTGTTGATGTGGACAAACCAGGGAGCATTTGACGGTAAAGAAATAATCACCGCTGAATTTTATAAACAGGCTATTAGCTCACAAATGATTGCTTCCGCCAATTTGCCATCAAAGCTGATGTCGGATTACTACTTCTTCAATTATGGTTTAGGTTGGTACACAGTTAATTACCGAGGGCATTATGGAGTTGGCCATGGTGGTAACATTAACGGGTTCAGTTCGTTTGTTTCTTTTTTGCCTATTGACAGCATTGGCATTTTTATATCCGTGAATCAGCATAATTCAGAAGTACCACGTATTCTTCACAACATTATTGCCGACAGGATGATCGGAGCTAGTTACAGAGACTGGAATAGTATTATGAAGATGCAGACCAGGACATTGCCTTTGAATGCAGGTAACACTGTTAAAGCAACAAAGCCATCTCATTCATTTACTGATTTTGCCGGCACTTATACCAATAATGCCTATGGTAGAATTGTTATAAAGGATTCTAAAGATGGCTTAACCGGAACATTTAACCGGTGGAACTTGAAAATTAAACATTTGCAGTACAACTATTTTACATTCTTTATAGATGAGCAAGCTTTTGATGGCAGTGAAGCAATGAATGGCCAATTTACTATTGGTGCAGATGGAGCGATTGCTTCTTTGCAAATGCCTTTTGAAAGTAGTGTAAAAGATATTGAATTCAAAAGGCAGGTGTCCACCAGCCAGATTATTAAAGTTGATTTGACTGATTACTGTGGAGACTATGACTTTAATGGCAGTGTAGCAACGATATATCTTACAAGCAATAGTATTTTGAAAGCAAAGGTGCCTGGTCAGCCTGAGTTTGAGTTGCAGCCAATAGGTCAAGATGAGTTTGCTGTGAAAGGGGCAAAAGGTGTTAAGATAAAGTTTGAAAGAGATGATAAAGGGAATATTCCTGCTTGTGTATTTGTACAACCGAATGGATCATTGAGCGTGAAGAGAATTGGGAATACGAAAGTTGGCACTTCTGGCAATTCAAGTAATGAGGATAAATCAGCTTCTGTAGGTAAAAACGATTTCACAAAATATGTGGGTGAGTACAATATGGGGGGACAACAGGTGAAAGTGTATTTGAAGCAAGAAATATTGATGGCCAAAATTCCCGGACAACCAGATTATACATTAATTCCTGCTGGAAAGGATGCATTTGCAATAAAAGGAGTTAAGGGCTATGGAGTATTGTTTGAAACTGATAAAAATGATAATGTGATTGGTTTTACCCTTCAACAGCCGAACGGAAATATCAAGGCAGAAAAAAAGTAATCAAATTATTGTTGTTAGTCAATTATGAATTGAAGTAAAAACAGATGCATCAATTCACCATAAGCGGTTTTTTTAACTTAAGTTAATAATTCCGTTTATGGGGCTGGCTACATTTGATTCAGCGACAAGGTCTTGTGCTCTTTTTCTGACCACTCTGATTTGTTCTCATCGACTAAAGTATATGATATTCAATTTGAGAAAGTGTTTGAAAAATAAATAAAGACAGCCGTAAAAGTGTTTTGTTCTAATGCCAACGGGTATGGTAAGAGATGCCCATTTACAGGGTAATATTTTTCGATTCCTAACTAAGATAATCAGGTAGTTCACTTGCCAATAATTCATTCATGAAATCAAAGATGTTCCAATAATCAAATACATATTTCAAAATGCTACGGAATAAATACTTTAGAATCGCTTCGTTAGTGAACTTCATTTTTTTTGCTTGTTCGAAGCCCATGCCTTCGGTACCATCGAATGAGATTCGGTACTCAATAACCGGGAATTTCACGGGAACCTTATATGCATCTTACACCACATCAACGGGGGGGACCACGAATGAGCAGATAATGTTATTGCCATGGAACAAGGCAATAACATATGACCCCAACGTAACTGCAGCAGTGATTGCCATATCTGGCAATGGAGGGATAGCCGGACAGCAGGTTACTGTAGTTGTTTTGAAGGGCAGCAGTTATTTATCGACAACTCAGGCAATAGCAGACGGATCAGGAAGTTTTACAAAATCTGCGCCTGTTATAACTTTTTGAAAAGCTTTATATCAGTAAGTTTTATGGGTATTGTGAGGTATATGTTTTGCATGTTACTTTCAGCTGTATTAGCCAGTGCTGTATCTGCCCAGCCTATGAGAGGTTCGATGCTCACCGGAATAGTGAATGAAGAACAATTTGGCAGAAATGTTAAGCTTTCTGCAGATGGATCTATTCTTGCTGTTGGAGCGCCATTCAATAGTAAATATGGCGACAGGGTTGGAAGAGTAGCTGTGTACAAATTTGATGGCAGTAACTGGCAGATGATGGGTAATGAAATATGGCCAGGAAAAAAGGGCTTTAGTTTCGGTGAAATGATGGAGTTGTCGGCAGATGGCAAAAAGCTCATTGTAGCAACTCCGTTTGGTGGTGTAAGTTTTTATGATTTTGATGGCAAAGACTGGATTAAAGCGCCGCAGGTTATTCAGTTGGAGAATAACAATGACCAGATAGATGCACTAACTATCACTCCGGATGCAAAAAAGATTGCATTCAGTTTTGACTGTGCGAAGCACCGGACATTGTGCATTAACGCTTTTTATTTTGACGGGCAACAATGGTTGCAGGATGGAGGAGACATTATCCCCAGCCCTGATGTGAAAATTTACAGCCTTGCATTGTCTCTTTCGGCAAATGGGCAAATGCTGGTGGTTGGTAATTACAGTAAGGATACTAAGCAGTACAAAAATGTCGGAGAGGTACTCATATATTCAAAGGAAGCTGATAAGTGGGTAGAACAATCAACAAAGTTTTTTGGGGAATTGCCAAGCGGTAATCTTGGTATGCAGGTTGCATTGTCTACAGCTGGTAATACGATTGTTGCATCTTCTTCAAGTATGGACATATTTGGACAAAATGCAGGTTTTGTAGAAACCTACACACAAAACGGCAAGGAATGGATGCGTCATGTACCTACAATAAAGCCCACCAGAAGCAATTCTTATTTTGCTCATGCCATTTCATTGAGTGCTGATGGAACTGTACTGGCACTGAGTGCACCTTATATTGGATTTGGTGCGCCAGGTTATGTAAAAGTGTATAAAAACGGAGCATCAAGCTGGCAAGAAATAGCTATGATTAATGATAAGGGTGGCGTTGAAATATCAACTCCTGCTAATAATACTG
The Phnomibacter ginsenosidimutans genome window above contains:
- a CDS encoding serine hydrolase, with the translated sequence MMKQIIAPFFLVCITIVANAQQRDHRLAGLDSMINSILTEWNVPGVSIAVVEKNKVLFTGGFGYRDYENKKPVTGNTLFAIGSCTKAFTASLIGNLVKDFSLDLDAPISSYYPALKFYNSELTSNVTVRDLLCHRTGLPRHDYAWYSGAMGNRDSMVRLIKYLEPSAPLRQTFQYNNLNYVALARLLEITYQKSWEQLIEEKLFAPLSMKSSSTGQMSNASDYSIGYINKNGHLQELDFLPSALSGIAPAGGIASSANDMAKWLLMWTNQGAFDGKEIITAEFYKQAISSQMIASANLPSKLMSDYYFFNYGLGWYTVNYRGHYGVGHGGNINGFSSFVSFLPIDSIGIFISVNQHNSEVPRILHNIIADRMIGASYRDWNSIMKMQTRTLPLNAGNTVKATKPSHSFTDFAGTYTNNAYGRIVIKDSKDGLTGTFNRWNLKIKHLQYNYFTFFIDEQAFDGSEAMNGQFTIGADGAIASLQMPFESSVKDIEFKRQVSTSQIIKVDLTDYCGDYDFNGSVATIYLTSNSILKAKVPGQPEFELQPIGQDEFAVKGAKGVKIKFERDDKGNIPACVFVQPNGSLSVKRIGNTKVGTSGNSSNEDKSASVGKNDFTKYVGEYNMGGQQVKVYLKQEILMAKIPGQPDYTLIPAGKDAFAIKGVKGYGVLFETDKNDNVIGFTLQQPNGNIKAEKK